CTCACAAACGGCCAAGTTGAGgtacaaatatattttaaaaaaacgcCCCAAACTCCTCCTTCTCACCTAGGTAGCCAACCTCCCTGATTTGAGTGATTCTTTTCCAATTTTCCAACCCTCCCCCGGTAGCAATTTCCCCAAAATGACAACGCCACCCCTCCCTGCTTTTCAACTGTGTTTCCTGGAAGGAATGTTGTTTTTTAtgtaccccccctccctccttcccctctttccTAACCGGAATGGTAGACTTCCCTGATTTTAACTTTAATTCCGATCTCTCCTCTCTTTTATTGATTCCGAAGATGGTTTCCTGACTTTCCTCCAAAGTTGATTTCCTTTTCCTGCTTCTCCCAAAACTCCAATGACAGTTGTTCATTGGGGATCCTCCGCTTTGTCTCAAACGTACCTTTATTGAAACAATTCCAACGGTTTTCCTCCTCAATCTCAATATGTAACAATGACTTTGACCCTTTTCAACCCAATTCTCCGAAGCCTCTCTTTCCCCCACTCACTCATCAACTCACCAACACTTCAACCTAACAACTGTGTGTTTCCTTCAGGAAGTACTTCCTGGCTGATTAACCGTATtaaccttttcctctcctccttttctctcccgcCATATCTCAGTCTCTCAATCCAGGGCTGCGTCTCTCTCTTCTCCGCCCTACGTCGTCATTCTCATCTCTTGCTCGGGGCTCGTCTCCTTTGTTTTACTGCTCTTCACCTGTCTGTGCTGTAAGAAGGGAGGAGTGGGATTCAATGTAAGTCTCCATCATGTAAGAGACTTATTCACACGTCTTGTCTATTGTGTTGCACTGTCTGCATGCGTGTTGTGTAGATCAATAGATATAGGCATCATATTACACATTGGCCCTTAGGGAAACCCTAAACATTGAGGGCTGTAACAATGTTATAGCATATGGGAATGTCCTGACTTGTCATGGAAGGGCCCAGCACCCCAGGGGCGGTGGGCATCCCCATAATTCAAACCCTCTATGAATCTATTGTCTTTGAATCTGTGATCTTTGGATGGTTCATTGTTTCTTTGGCTGCATGTGCAGCACCACATTTTACCAGAACTATTACAGATGTTGCATGAGCCAGTAAGCTTAGGGTCTGTTTACATTTAATAGATTTCCTCATATTAAATCCAGATAGGCCTTTCTTTGTGACATCTCAGCCAGCACACTGGGTGCATCTCAATTATCTAAAGTGGCTCCCCTCCTTCATCTAAACTGATGTGAAAACATAGGCAACAAGGGGAAAGTAATATGGTGTCTGCCCACCAGTTATTTGTTTACACTTTCCCAATTTCTTTAGAAACGTAAACCACTTTAGGCTATTGACACAGCCACTAGAAAAGCGGTCACTAACCCTCATCCTGGAGAGCTTCGGGTGTGTAGGGTTTTGTTCCAGGACAGGCCAGAACTAACACACTGGATTCAACTAATCAACTACGGTAATAAACAAGAGTTTAATAAGCTGAATCTGGTGTGttggtgctgggctggaacaaaaacctgcAAACCCTGTATCTCCCGGGACCAGGCTTGGTGGATCACTGCTTTTCAAACTTACAATATCTCTAAAGCTTCTACGCTTCCTCTGTTCTTTCCTGTCAAATCAGGAGTTTGACAATGCAGAGGGGGAGGAGTGTTCTGGGTGTTCTAGCCCCGCCCAGGAGGACAGTCTGTCCTCTTGCCCCTCCCTCCCGGAGGTCTACACCCTCCCACTCAGGGACAGGGCTAACTGCCCCGCCCTGCAGGATGGCTCAGGTAACTAAGGCAGACTCTCTGTAGCTGGAGCTGATGGCAGTATAAAGCACATGAATATTAGCAAGCTTGATGGATATCAGAAAACCCCAAATCATGTGTCTTTCTCTTTTCATCTCCTCTATTCTGTCTCTAAAGACTCTAAGTCGAAGTACTTCCGTAGGCACACTCTCAACTACCTTCAGGAAATAGGAAATGGCTGGTTTGGAAAGGTGAGATCACCAACTTATACCTCCACCCTcagttgtgatgtcatcatgtaaTGGTGGTAGCTGGATCTGGCAGTTCTTCCAAATGTCTCTCAACCCATGTTTCCTCTAAAAGACACATCCTTTTAACAGCTTCTCAGTAAATCTAATATTGGCTTCCTACCAGCTCTCATGAGTTATGTCTTCTTCCTACACCACTATATTtctgatctctctccctctctctctctctctctctctctctcttccctctcttctctcccgctccctctctctctccttccttctcctctctttcccccctcttcccctctgtcccacatctctctttctccttccatctctttccccctacctctctctctccctctcctttcctctcctcccctctctctccctcctctctatctctctcctgtctttcccacatctctctttctccttacctccttctccctctctctttctctctcctctcctcttctccctcctctctctctctctctctctctctctctctctcctttcctctccatctctctcctgtctgtcccacatctctctttctccttacctccttctccctctctcttctcttttccctcctctctatctctcctgtctgtcccacATATATCTTTCTCCTtacctccttttccctctctctctctctctctctctctctccctcctctctatctctcctgtctgtcccacATCTTTCTTTCTCCttacctccttctccctctctctcttcttctccctcctctctctccccctctctctctctctcccttcttccctctctctctccctccctcaggtgATCCTAGCGGAGGTGCTGTGTGACTGCAGCTCCTCCCAGGCCGTGGTGAAGGAGTTGCGGGTCAGTGCCAGCCCTCTGGAGCAGAGGAAGTTCTTGGCTGAGTCTGAGCCATACAGGTCAGAGAAACTGACATTTTGTGTCATCAGACACTTTTATTTAAGTTATTTGTTTTTGTGGTttcctgagtgtacaaaacattaggaacacctacctaatattgagttgcaccctctttttccctcagaacagcctcaagtcagggcatggactctacaaggtgtcaaaagcgttccacagggacgctggcccatgttgactccaatgcttcccacagttgtgtcaagttggctagatgtcctttgggtgggggaccattcttgatacacacgggacattgttgagtgtgaaaaacccagcagctttgcagtttttgacacactcaaaccagtgtgcctgacacctactaccataccccattcaaaggcacttaaatcttgtgTCTTGCccactcaccctctgaatggcacacatacacaatccatgactcgattgtctcaaggtttaaatccttatccttatttaacctctcctcccctttatctacactgattgaagtggatttaacaagtgacatcaataaaggataatagctttcacctggattcacctggtctgtctatGTCATGTTACGAGCaggtgtccctaatgttttgtacattcagtgtatataAATCACAGTTCTTGGGATTAACTTCACAGTTAAATCCCAACCTGTACTTCACTCTGGTTGATTTGGTGCTGTTTGAAAAAGATCTACATGGACCAAGTCACATCAGTAGATGTGTTTAATTGTCGTGTGTCATATTGAGATGCTGGTAGTTAGAGACTGCATGCTGCATACAAGTGGTGCAGTGTTAGAACTGTAACATGGAGTGACAGATGACTACTGGTCTGACCTATTTATTATGCTCAACTTAGATTAAAATGACACTTGgcccgccatctctctctctctctctctctctctctctctctctctctctctctctctctctctctctctctctctatacacatTTACAGTTGCCTCTTTTTCTGTCACATATAGAAACACGTTTCtccttcatctttctctctcgctccccctctctctagctctgtctgttTTCTTTCGTCCTCTCCACTTTCTCACTAACAAACCCACCTAAGTAAACATACGCAAACAAATGCGCCCAGAtgttatccccctctcctcttccctcgctCACTTTAACTGCATATCCTCTGCTGCATTGCCTCTCTCGTTtcatcatctttctctctctcccctctctcccccctctcccccctctctctattttcttGCCTTCAGGAGTCTCCAACATCCCAACATCCTTCAGTGTTTGGGCCAATGCAGCGAGAGCATTCCCTTCCTGCTGGTCATGGAGTTCtgtcagttggtgagggccatGTTGTTTTTACTACTATTATGAgatggagaagaagaggagggcaCATTGTAGAGGAGATCCAAAGAGAGGCCATTTTGTTTTGGAATGGATACATTTACTCCATTCCTCTTGTTTGGTCTCATCATTGTGTTTCTATCAGAGACTGATTGATACCTGAGCAACCAGCTGATTGGACTCTCTGGTGACTGGTCAATAAATGAGTCAAATGGATCAATTAAGTGACAAACACCAGACTGTAGCTTCCGTACATGGAAACATATGTTTGGTTAGTTTCCTTTCCCCCCATCAAATAACCATGTAAATACTTGGTGACGTTTCACACTTAGATATACCTTTTGTAGTATAATGTTATGCCAGtcgtttccagctccaacactCAACACCTGCTGCCTCTGTTTGTTTGCTTTCATTCTTGCTCTTTAATCAAAGACCGATTGAGACCTGAAATCCCAAGTGATTGGACTCTCTGGCCAATCAATGACTCAAACAGATCAATTAACGACCAGGGATGGGAGAGAAACAATACCGCAGCCCTTTACCAGAAGAACATAAGCTATAAATCCTCTGTACATTGAAACACACATCCCTTTATCATTTGAAGTATCTTATTCGCCTGTCCTACCACCAGTACAACCTCTATCTCTCTAATGATATTAACTCATTACCAATTCCCCTTCTGCTTTTGAGGACCTTCAGGTTCAGGAAAACACTTAGGAGAGGGTATTTCTCCAGCATAAATGTACAAGTGTACTTGATATATAGCTGAATATGTCCGGTCAAAGTCATAAACTATGTTAATTGTTCTTCTGATTGTTTTAAgtatcacatactgtacatgataTTGGTAATGCTCATTGATGGTGTAATAAATTAATAATATTGGTAACACTCATTGATGGTGTAATAAATTATATTTGTGATGTGTTACCAGGGCGACCTGAAGAGGTACCTGAGAGCCCAGAGGAAGTCAGATGGGATGACCCCTGACCTTCTGACCCGGGAAATGCTGACCCTGCAGAGGATGGCGTTTGAaatcacctctggcctgctgcacCTCCACGAGAATAACTATATTCACAGGTCTGTGAGGTcatatcctgtctctctctggctccagTGGGGTTCCAATAGCTCCAGTGATTGATTGGTTGGTAATTGAGTGATTGATAGTAAATGGATTATGATTGTTTTGTCTCCAGTGATCTGGCTTTGAGGAACTGTCTCCTTACCTCTGACCTCACTGTCAGAATCGGAGACTATGGGCTGTCTCACAACCACTACaaggtatgtttgtgtgtgtgtgtgggcgtgtgcgcTTACCCATGTACTTTACTTGAACCACCACAATCTGTAGACAAGTTATACCactttataccatggcattgttgaataatagtttctgattggcttgtaGGGCATTCTAGAGAGGGCATTATTTCCTTATAATCCACAGTATATTTGCACGATAGAATTCACTGGGTATAGTTATTATATGTTCTATGCTTGAGCTGTATTTGAAAGCAAAAGTTGAAAACATGATTGGCATTGTTGGATttgattttcataatagcaagctaggactcaaatttggttagctaaactagcaagtctgtttgtttggttaccatggCAACTACTGTCTCTATATAGTAAACTTGCTGggtacttcagtggatgttgaacacattttctacctgcaaatgaacacatttctagttataaatgtgttaaattataaccatggtataaaagggataatcaactcggggctctatgcgttctctgcaaaataatgcaactccgtgGAAGGTCAGTTCCGCTCCTTTAGCGTGTCATGGAACACACCTTCCAGGTGGTTCATTATCTTCCAGAGAACACATAGCCCCTTGTTGATTATCCCTAACGTATTGGATGTCCCTAATGGCTTATCTTCAAGTCCATGCatccctctgtgtgtgtttatctgtgtagGATGACTATTACCTAACATCAGACAAGCTGTGGATTCCCCTGAGGTGGATAGCGCCAGAGCTTCTGGAGGAGTACAGAGGATCTCTGATCGTCACTGACCAGACCAAGACCAGCAATCTGTGGTACCTACCATAACACAACCTGCCTCTAAAACGGACAAATAAACAACTGAATATTTCAATAAGCTGTATTCTGTATTTCTTATCTAATTTGATTATTTCTCTATccgccaactctctctctctactcctattttctatctctccctctctttcccctctttatcccacatctctcccctctctttcccctctttatcccacttctctcccctctctctcctttctctcccctctctctcccacttctctcccctctcgctcccccctctctcccacttccctctcctctctctcccacttctctcccctctctctcccacctctcccccccactctcccctctctcccctctctttcccctctttatcccacttctctcccctctctctcctttctctcccctctctctcccacttctctcccctctctctcccacttctctcccctctcgctcccctctctctcccacttccctctcctctctctcccacttctctcccctctctctgccacctctcccccccactctcccctctctcccctccctctccaacttccctctcctctctctttcccatttctctcctctctctcccacttctctcacactctcccctctctctcccctctctctctccccccactctctcccatttctctcccctctctcttccttttctcCCAGGTCTCTGGGGGTGGTGATCTGGGAGCTGTTTGAGTTTGGTTCTCAGCCTCACAGGCACCTGAGTGATGAGGAAGTGTTGACCTTCgtcatcagagagagacagatcaccCTGGCCCAGCCACGGCTCAAACTCTCCCACGCTGACTACTGGTCAGTGGGCCATTTCTTGACTTTTGGTTCTCTAATGATATCTGCATTTGATGAAGAAAGTAGTCGATTACAGATGTGTTACTTTAAAGGCCTACTTTGTCAATAGATCATTAAGGTCAAAGCTAATATATGCAATCCCCTCAAACCTTCTCTTTTTTGGGGGGTggtggtagatcagctttaatattgcagattgtagtttccatcaatgtaattgtctgcatcatttccaatcccccttaTCTTTGTGTTTGTCTTTCCTCTTCCAGGTATGAGATCATGCAGTCCTGCTGGCTCCCTCCTTCCCAACGCCCCTCCATCGCTGAggtattcctcctcctctcctcccttctggcTGCTGAGCGAGGGATGTCCCGAAGGAGTGTGGgagaggatgaggatgatgaggacgaGGAGTatggggaagggagaggaagaagaggagagagcgatGAGTCATTTGAGAGACGGTGGGATTCTCTCCGTCCTCCGGCCTTCCAGGCTGCAGCGAgtgaacgacagagagagagggagtatgggAAGGATGACAGGGGGAACTCCTACCCTCTACTGGACCCCGTGGGGAACTGCATCACCCCATCCTCCACAGAACTCGATGACATCCTGACAGTCACGGAGACCAGTAAAGGGTTAAATTTTGAGTACTTCTGGGAGAAGGCCCATGCGAGGCGGGGCTACCAACCACTTCCTCCTCCCCAGCCAATCCTGACGGTCAACCCATCCCACAGACAATCCCTGGACACACCCACTGTTGTCCCTGTGATAAGTGCACGTAGCCCCTCCCTCGCCAGCGAGTACTTCATCCGATTGGAGGAGCACACCCCTCAGGATAAGTCCCCATCTCTTAAAGGGAAAGCGCAGTCTTTCCGTTCTGACTCGTTGTGTCCTGGAGATCTGGAGCTAGTGGAGATACGCAGCGGGATGCTAGGCAAAGAACGCGTGCCGTACAGTTCTGATGAGGAGTACACTGGGCGAGGTGGGAAATCCATCCAGACCGTCCGATCCAGCGAGGTCCAGCTAAGGGTCCCCAACACTGGGGTGGCAGAGTTCAAAGACACCTCCAGTAGAGTGACTGACTTCTCTGTGGTGGATTTAggagatgatgatgaggaggaggggggtgaagGAGACAGTAGGTCATCCACTGGTTCTCAGGCTCCTGTCCTGCCTCCCAAGCCACGTTCTATGTCAACCTCCTCGGGCAACCACCTCCACTCGCGCCCCCTCCCTGCGCCTCCGTTGGGCTACCACCGAGTAGGGCTTGGGCTGGGTCACTATTCCATGAGTGGTAAGATAGAAACGATGGACCCTCTGATGGGCAGCTGCCTGCCATCATCATATGATCACTTAGGGTTCCACCGTCCTCGTCAGACCATGCCCCCCTCCCCGtcactctccccctccctaccccagtccagcCACCCCATCTACCCCACTCCCCAAAcatgtcctccccctctcccacccCACTACAAGCCCCAAAGGGGCCTGTATCACAGCTATGGTGTAGGTAGCTTCTCCAGATACAGTAAGCCCCAGATGTACTCTCAAAGAGACCCACTATCCTGTGACTGCTCAGACCGACAAGGTGGTGTACGGCGCACAGCATCCTTGCACAACACAAAGGGAACATCCAATTTCCGCTCAAAAGACTTTGACTCTCCCGTACGACGCCAGAACGTATTTCGCCCTGTTTACCGCAACATCTCCCACTCCGAGTCCGGGGTCCACAGAATTGAGAGGCACTCGTCCTCCAGTCCCACCTATTCAGATGAGGATGATTCCCCCTTTATGTCCCCTGAGAAACCCAGTGGTGGAGGGACAACCGTCCCGACCTCTAGTTTGTCAGAGGATTCGGATCCGGCCACAGCCGAGCTCTTCTCCAGGGGTATGAAGAGGACTCAGTCACGCCTCGCCACCATCCTGCCTGCCATCTGGAGGGAGGACGCGGAACTGCAGGCGGATAGCGTAACCGACGCCAAGAAATCCCCCATGCACCTGTTTCTGACTGAGATCTCTAGTGTGTCAGAGTCAAATGATGCCAAGTCCAAGGAAGGGAGGACCTcatgggagggagagacagagcggGAGAAGAAAAGGGATGGGGAGAGGTCGGGGAACTTCCTCCAGCCCTTGAGAGGGGGGATGCGTCGGTCCCAGTCGCTGGTCACAGAGCTGGGCTCTATAGAACAGACATTGgggccagacagaaacacacagatggGGACAGAGTTGGAGAGGGTGAGGAAAGGCTCCATCCAGAGAGATCTATTCCTCACTGAGATCACAAACACAGGAAGGATGGATGCAGGCATGGAGAGAGATCCGGTGAAGTTCCTCCACCCTCCTGGCTCTCATTTGCGTCCCTACACCTTCACCTGCGCCCCCGGCCTCCCGTCCTACACTGAGGCCAAGGAGGCATACTCCAGGGGCATGAGGAGATCCCGATCCCTCCTCTCCGAAATCACAGTGGGGAGGCAGGAGTCGGAGTCACAGGAGacggagaaggagacagagaagggacaGATGACCAGAGAGGAGTTCCTGAAGGAGATCCAATCAGCAGAGACCTTTTTGACGGAGATCATATCCAGACAAAACACAACCGCCTTCAACAAGCATTGCGAGGACTTGTCTCAGTCACCCACTCCAATGTCACCAGAATACGAGTCAATATGCATAGATCCTGACTCCTCTCAGACCATCCGTTTCCAATCAGAGAGTTCCATACGTACATCAAACAGAGGCAAAGACGATGTAGCACCGGAGGCCATTTACGCCCAAGTGACTAAACGGGCAAAAAAGAGTGAGATAAAGGTCACTATACGGCCTGAGATCCCAGTACTGCAAATAGGATCAAATAAACAGTCTGTCAAACAGGAAGAGGAATGTCCCACAGACACGACCTGCCTCAAGGACTCACCCAGCTCACTCACAGATCCCACCGCTGACACCAACTCTCACCCAGACTCTCAGCCCCAGCATGGTGACTTTGTGTTCTCAGAGATAATGCCAAAAAATGGCCTCCTCCTTTACCAAACATTCCCCAGTACAAAAACAGAGGAGGACGTTTCAGAAGGTCCAGCCCTACCTgtaagagaaacacagagagtcagAGAAAGGGTTGAGCTCTCAAGACAAGCTCAAGTTCAGTCTTTATCTCAAGACAGTGTTACTGGAGAAGTGGAAGAATCTGAGAAGAAACCATGTAATGATGAGTCACCTATTTCTGCAGATGAGAAAGAGAGCAGGGGTCAGAATAATGTTGGGGAAAGGAATTGTGAGAGAATGAAAGGTGATGCTGAGGTCAGAGATACAGGGCAAGGAGGTCAGAAGCAGGACGTTGATGACATTTTACATGACTTAACAACAGAGACATCAGAAACCGATAGAGCATGTCAAATTGAATCTAAAGATCACAAGGAAGAAGGATCAGAGAGTTCAAAAGGTTGTGACAGTCAAATGAAGAACGACACATCACATTGTTCTAATGCTCAGTCACATAACCCAAATGTTGAAAGCTATATACAAATCAACAAACAGAATTCACAGATCAACCAGGAAGGAAGGTCAGACCCAAGTCAAAAGAGCCCTACAGCCGTTCCCACCACCCCAGACTGGGACCcatcctctgacctctctctctccaccatgacCCCCTCAGACTCATTCCTGTCATCTTTGACCCCCAGTTCAGCCGACTGTCTGACCCCAGGTGACCCGTGTGTTGGAGGTGAAGGACCAGGTGGTTGGAGGGTGCTGGGGACAGAAACCCCCCACAGAGACTCCGCCTACTTCTCTGACAGTGACTGGGAAGGGGAGGGGCTTAGCAGGAAGGGCAGTGATGGACTGAGTGTGACCAGACCCGGCAGCGGacgaggtggagagagggggacgcTGACAGGAATAGAAGAGAAGACAGAATTAGAGGATGAGGGAGAAACCGGGGGAAAGAGACCCTTGAAGAGGATTTCAAATAAGGGAATTGACattgagagggaaaaggagacagTTCTTGAACAGAATGCTCATGTGCAGGATATCTCTCAAAACAGTGATGATGGATATAAAGACATATCGAGTATTCAGGAGAACGATCTCAGTCTGAAAGAAGTAGAACATAAAACAGGGTTAGAATCAGAACAGAGAGAAGATTCTGGAATGTTCCACAATGAGAGCGGAGAGTCAGATGAAAAGGGCCTAGTCCATCCGGGACTACTGTCTGATAACTCACAGACCAAGGAGAACAATGAGTTTATAGCTAAGCTGTTCTCTAATTTAGATGATACACCTCTCAAAGGGTTCTCTTACAATGATGGAACTCAAATTTGTAATCATTACACAGAAGGTGTGATTTCTCATGTGGAGTCGAATGATTTTAGATTCCATGACTCCACAGACAAAGACTTGACATTGCCTTCTAATAATACCACTAAGACAGATTGTTTGAAATTAATATCTGCCATTCAGACAAAGGATAACAAACTTGAGAATGAAGAACTTCCAGGTAttgaagagagagaaaatgataaTTCCATGAAAGACACTACGGAACCAGTGACAGCGTTACATGGCGACCATGATAACAGAGAATCCAGGCTATCTAGGTTCTacggtattcaaaccagcgagGTCAAACTCAGTGACGATATTCCAGTAGTACTGGAGCCCAATGACGGAGAGAGCACCAATGACGAAGAGAGCAAACTGGCTTCTTCTTTCTGGGCCGAGGGGGACACTGAAGAGTCTGAAAGAGAAGACGGACAAGGTTTGGAGATTCAACACACAGACGCCAATGAGCTTGGCCTGAGAAATTTGTGTTACTCAGAGGAAAGCGAAGACGAGAGGGCCAAGGCCAaatcagagacagagaaacagcttGCCGCTGGAGAGCTGTGTAATGCCATGAAGGAGAAATCTCCTCAAAGAGGACCAGTGACGGGGAGCCAGAGTGGGTCTTTGAGCAGGGATGGGTCTGCTGAGACTGTGGACAGGGAGTCATCTAAGGATCTGGAGTTGAAGGCTAAAGAGCTGTGGAACactctggaggagggggaggggagagggggaggagtggtGAGGGGCGAGTTCGACTGTCACCGTTTCCAGCAGGGAGACCTGCACCTGTGGCCATCGGAGAACGACCAGTGGGCCTCGTCGGAGAGCAGAATCCAGGAAGCTGAACTCGGATTGGAATTCTTCTCAGCGTTCGGAAAGACCTGGGAGGAAAGGGAGCAGCTGGTGGTAGGCCGGGAATTCTGGGAGGCTGAGGAGAACGATGAACTGGCGAGGAGTGAGCCTCATCCAGCCGTCCTCCAAGATAGTGAAGATAATTCTAATGACGAGAGGCAGGGACGGGTAGCCTACCTGGAAATAAAGGGAGAGTTGTCCCAGAAACAGGCTCTTTCCAGTAGCATTGACAGCCAACTATCCCAGGCACTGGATGTACAGCAAGAGGAAAATATAGAAAATCCAGATAGGTTTGACGATGATGATGAGCAAAATGTTGAAGGTGATCAGCTAGTGGTTGAGGTGGAAAACCGAGAAATCCCAGAGCATGAGACCTTTGCAAGAGGGAGGGAGCAGTTCAGGTCACTCACTGAGACGGGTGGAGACAGTAAAAGTCAAACTGCATCTCTTCTAAACGACTTGGATGGAAATATTGCTCAAGATGAGGGAAATCAGAACTTCAACAGGTTGAATCATCTCAGTGAAGTGGAAGAAGGGGCAATGGCCGAAAATAGCCTAGAAAAAGAACAGGACTTTGAATTAGACAACCATCTTGCTCCCACAGTAAAGAGTATATATTTGGGTGTATCTATCTGCCTCACTGGAGTACCACAGGTAGATTTGTCAGGATTACAACATATTGAGCCAAGCATATGCATTGAAGAAGCTGACTCTACTTGCCAGCTTGTGGGGGAGGACAGAGAAGGGGGAGTAGACATT
The sequence above is drawn from the Salmo salar chromosome ssa05, Ssal_v3.1, whole genome shotgun sequence genome and encodes:
- the LOC106605755 gene encoding uncharacterized protein isoform X6; this translates as MRRHCWVIVLAGMLSYFNPERALGAPQREFSQSRAASLSSPPYVVILISCSGLVSFVLLLFTCLCCKKGGVGFNVSLHHEFDNAEGEECSGCSSPAQEDSLSSCPSLPEVYTLPLRDRANCPALQDGSDSKSKYFRRHTLNYLQEIGNGWFGKVILAEVLCDCSSSQAVVKELRVSASPLEQRKFLAESEPYRSLQHPNILQCLGQCSESIPFLLVMEFCQLGDLKRYLRAQRKSDGMTPDLLTREMLTLQRMAFEITSGLLHLHENNYIHSDLALRNCLLTSDLTVRIGDYGLSHNHYKDDYYLTSDKLWIPLRWIAPELLEEYRGSLIVTDQTKTSNLWSLGVVIWELFEFGSQPHRHLSDEEVLTFVIRERQITLAQPRLKLSHADYWYEIMQSCWLPPSQRPSIAEVFLLLSSLLAAERGMSRRSVGEDEDDEDEEYGEGRGRRGESDESFERRWDSLRPPAFQAAASERQREREYGKDDRGNSYPLLDPVGNCITPSSTELDDILTVTETSKGLNFEYFWEKAHARRGYQPLPPPQPILTVNPSHRQSLDTPTVVPVISARSPSLASEYFIRLEEHTPQDKSPSLKGKAQSFRSDSLCPGDLELVEIRSGMLGKERVPYSSDEEYTGRGGKSIQTVRSSEVQLRVPNTGVAEFKDTSSRVTDFSVVDLGDDDEEEGGEGDSRSSTGSQAPVLPPKPRSMSTSSGNHLHSRPLPAPPLGYHRVGLGLGHYSMSGKIETMDPLMGSCLPSSYDHLGFHRPRQTMPPSPSLSPSLPQSSHPIYPTPQTCPPPLPPHYKPQRGLYHSYGVGSFSRYSKPQMYSQRDPLSCDCSDRQGGVRRTASLHNTKGTSNFRSKDFDSPVRRQNVFRPVYRNISHSESGVHRIERHSSSSPTYSDEDDSPFMSPEKPSGGGTTVPTSSLSEDSDPATAELFSRGMKRTQSRLATILPAIWREDAELQADSVTDAKKSPMHLFLTEISSVSESNDAKSKEGRTSWEGETEREKKRDGERSGNFLQPLRGGMRRSQSLVTELGSIEQTLGPDRNTQMGTELERVRKGSIQRDLFLTEITNTGRMDAGMERDPVKFLHPPGSHLRPYTFTCAPGLPSYTEAKEAYSRGMRRSRSLLSEITVGRQESESQETEKETEKGQMTREEFLKEIQSAETFLTEIISRQNTTAFNKHCEDLSQSPTPMSPEYESICIDPDSSQTIRFQSESSIRTSNRGKDDVAPEAIYAQVTKRAKKSEIKVTIRPEIPVLQIGSNKQSVKQEEECPTDTTCLKDSPSSLTDPTADTNSHPDSQPQHGDFVFSEIMPKNGLLLYQTFPSTKTEEDVSEGPALPVRETQRVRERVELSRQAQVQSLSQDSVTGEVEESEKKPCNDESPISADEKESRGQNNVGERNCERMKGDAEVRDTGQGGQKQDVDDILHDLTTETSETDRACQIESKDHKEEGSESSKGCDSQMKNDTSHCSNAQSHNPNVESYIQINKQNSQINQEGRSDPSQKSPTAVPTTPDWDPSSDLSLSTMTPSDSFLSSLTPSSADCLTPGDPCVGGEGPGGWRVLGTETPHRDSAYFSDSDWEGEGLSRKGSDGLSVTRPGSGRGGERGTLTGIEEKTELEDEGETGGKRPLKRISNKGIDIEREKETVLEQNAHVQDISQNSDDGYKDISSIQENDLSLKEVEHKTGLESEQREDSGMFHNESGESDEKGLVHPGLLSDNSQTKENNEFIAKLFSNLDDTPLKGFSYNDGTQICNHYTEGVISHVESNDFRFHDSTDKDLTLPSNNTTKTDCLKLISAIQTKDNKLENEELPGIEERENDNSMKDTTEPVTALHGDHDNRESRLSRFYGIQTSEVKLSDDIPVVLEPNDGESTNDEESKLASSFWAEGDTEESEREDGQGLEIQHTDANELGLRNLCYSEESEDERAKAKSETEKQLAAGELCNAMKEKSPQRGPVTGSQSGSLSRDGSAETVDRESSKDLELKAKELWNTLEEGEGRGGGVVRGEFDCHRFQQGDLHLWPSENDQWASSESRIQEAELGLEFFSAFGKTWEEREQLVVGREFWEAEENDELARSEPHPAVLQDSEDNSNDERQGRVAYLEIKGELSQKQALSSSIDSQLSQALDVQQEENIENPDRFDDDDEQNVEGDQLVVEVENREIPEHETFARGREQFRSLTETGGDSKSQTASLLNDLDGNIAQDEGNQNFNRLNHLSEVEEGAMAENSLEKEQDFELDNHLAPTVKSIYLGVSICLTGVPQVDLSGLQHIEPSICIEEADSTCQLVGEDREGGVDIVNTSEDLRDISLLCDLVSYPNDNDLEDIASCTDLSGSQGDNFQFSSVDFPSPPPSIDLDMQEDRLQSLDDSFPSPPPSVIEIDDDSDLINLDYLGSDFITSAERDPTMPPTPHTDILEPPPLQPTTTHSRGISANLNLSPVHSTLPVFSGESQSQSRLTSNMSEDDRYNLSQKNTTTTSTTLLSFPQSPLNTIPELLISEWKDLDEEPLEDFEKLEQLCCISGDEEDTLGDLFLGNLELLESMKKTPEQKDKGSGESDKGEETCGTSMPEGKRRVELKEEVDGISESADWLARSVPSAVQDIPTGAKLSPQEERRERQFPSTFSPCHSPDSKDQRSLSKMPTKNGLMMQVCEERLQFSLCENVKTNVLRGATVSDSVILHPWGDQPLDGGGDTVSVKDVGSEEEPDTEPNSEPQSESDATDSEPLTVIQQPEVTPPQPVANQAMKAKLARLSLSLSLPPLPLALPLSSSPKGGFREGGLHRDRSGRRRGASPGSDPDEDEEEEQEDEGSRRVIVVTETDVGKRETPTSELSSSTRTSPAPAPNKSTKFDLHAKAKTPKEKGTCQSNRGRPWRPTQ